A stretch of Passer domesticus isolate bPasDom1 chromosome 23, bPasDom1.hap1, whole genome shotgun sequence DNA encodes these proteins:
- the DIXDC1 gene encoding dixin isoform X4, with protein MGGKQVKCLTSPSPVHSAKSESTVAPSEEKERLVILQAEETEPKPEEAEAHFQPEWQAGSSGCYLENSWEEQLLEQQDHLEKEMEEAKKMISGLQALLLNGSLPEDEQEGSFELSERGACPEEQLIIIRSRLDQSVEENQDLKKELLKYKQEARNLQGIKDALQQRLLQQDASVLQLKQELLRANMDKEELHNQNVDLQRKVEERNRLLAEYKKELCQKDRHLQQQQTKLDEVLRQLSEASYQQVDLERELEHKEALLAHCMKREAEEVMAFSSHSAQSNGFLQPAGKGAAPTAHRGTSDLQLVRDALRSLRNSFSGHDPQHHTIDSLEQGISSLMERLHRLETHKRQERRVRGKSPASRASNECRDSWPPKSKLPHSQSTPVMSTSACTKVLYFTDRSLTPFMVSIPKRLGEVTLKDFKAAIDREGAHRYHFKALDPEFGTVKEEVFHDDDIIPGWEGKIVAWVEEDHGEN; from the exons CCTGACttcacccagccctgtccaCAGTGCAAAGAGTGAATCCACTGTAGCCCCCTcggaggagaaggagaggctCGTGATCCTCCAGGCTGAAGAAACAGAGCCTAAACCAG AAGAGGCCGAGGCTCACTTCCAGCCCGAGTggcaggcagggagctctgGCTGCTACCTGGAGAACTCAtgggaggagcagctcctggaacaGCAGGACCACCTGGAAAAGGAGATGGAGGAGGCGAAAAAGATGATTTCGGGTTTGCAG GCTTTGTTGCTCAATGGTTCTTTACCTGAGGATGAGCAGGAAGGGTCCTTTGAACTTTCTGAGCGTGGAGCCtgccctgaggagcagctg ATCATCATCCGAAGCCGCCTGGACCAGAGTGTGGAAGAAAATCAAGATCTGAAG AAAGAGCTGCTGAAATACAAACAAGAAGCTCGGAACCTCCAGGGAATAAAG GAcgccctgcagcagaggctgctgcagcaggatgctTCAGTGCTGCAGCTCAAGCAGGAGTTGCTGAGAGCCAACATGGACAAGGAGGAGCTGCACAACCAGAAC GTTGACCTCCAGAGGAAGGTTGAAGAGAGAAACCGGCTCCTGGCAGAGTACAAA AAGGAGCTGTGCCAGAAGGATCGGcacttgcagcagcagcagaccaAGCTGGATGAGGTGCTCAGGCAGCTTTCTGAGGCCAGCTACCAGCAG GTGGATTTGGAGCGGGAGCTGGAGCACAAGGAGGCCCTGCTGGCTCACTGCATGAAGAGAGAAGCTGAGGAG GTGATGGCTTTCAGCAGTCACAGTGCCCAGAGCAATGgctttctgcagccagcaggaaaaggagctgctcccacagcccaccGAGGG ACCAGTGACCTGCAGCTGGTGCGGGACGCCCTCCGCAGCCTCAGGAACAGCTTCAGCGGCCACGACCCGCAGCACCACACCATCgacagcctggagcagggcatCTCCAGCCTCATGGAGCGCCTGCACCGCCTGGAGACGCACaagaggcaggagaggagg GTCCGGGGGAAATCGCCAGCAAGCAGAGCGAGCAACGAGTGCAGAGACTCCTGGCCCCCCAAATCCA AGCTGCCTCACTCTCAGAGCACGCCCGTGATGAGCACCAGTGCCTGCACCAAAGTGTTGTACTTCACCGACCGCTCCCTCACCCCCTTCATGGTCAGCATACCAAAGAG GTTAGGGGAAGTGACTCTGAAGGATTTCAAGGCTGCCATCGATCGGGAAGGAGCCCATCGGTACCACTTCAAAGCCCTGGACCCAGAGTTTGGCACAGTGAAGGAGGAG GTGTTCCATGACGACGACAtcattcctggctgggaggggaaaatCGTGGCCTGGGTGGAAGAAGACCACGGCGAGAATTAA